ctacatttttttgtttagctTCACGCCTAGAAATCTTTCCGCCTTTATAAGCCCTAATTTGCCAATCTAGTTCTTGCCATGCATACCTAGCGTTTCCCGTGCACACCTTATACCGGCAGCTTACTGATGTGGCTTTTGTTCCTAGGAATTACGTCACGGTTTAACTGACTGAACCGTGTATTGGATCTGTCGTCTACATCGCCTGTGTGGAGTGGCCGAGCTGACCGGGACTACGCCTGGAGGACGGGAACTCGCCAGGGAAGTGTGGAAGGCTAGACAAGTGCGCAACGACCTAGGCCGAACCttgaattagtttttttttaatatacctgcatttatttttaaaaattctaaacctagttttatttcttttcttgtACACGTTCTATATACGTGACATCAGAATGCGTCAGGCATTTCTCATATTATCACCTATATACATACAAGGCTATATAAGTTTATATGTTTActgagaaaataataaaaaggttaACAAGTTACCACAAAAAGCTTCAATAACTATTTTTATCCATAAATTTTCCGTGAAAACGCTACATCCAAAAACAAGCTAAGCCGTACAAAATCAAAACTTTTCATTGAAAGGATTGGCGATCTGAACTTGGTCTAACTTTCTGACTTCTCTTCGAACTGCGCacaatttaattttctaaaacTGTTGTTTCAAAACATCTACTGACATAAAGTTGAgacaacaattaattaatttactgaaaGATTTCATTTAACCTGAAAATAGTGTTACAATGTTCTCTTTGTGGTGATTCTGTTGTCTATCTTTTGAAAgtacacaaacaaaaatgtaataaacaatGTTAgtactgaatatttttcaaatgaatCTATTAAGGGGGTATACTAGTGATATCTTTCCTATCAACTATTTTCATAGCCATACTGTTGTAATTGTTTTATCTTCTAACGCaagaaataaattttaaaaaaatctactttCATTATTTTACCCACCATTATTATACGTATCAATAACGTTGTTTAACGCAAAAACAACACGCTGTACTGGTATGTACCTTAACCATAACTACTTCGTTGTTTATTTTTGCCTTTACATCATATTTCAAGAGTTCAGTACAAATATGCAGCAAATTGAAAACAGCGTTGAAACAACAAAATATCTAAGCAATCTTATTTTCACAAGTGATTCAGAAACCACTTCGCTCACTTCACAGACTGATTTTTCAAAGGAATTATGTTCTTGACACTTCTACAGGCTTTGTTTAACATTGAATAGTTTCTTTCACTTATAAACTTGCCTAAAATCTTTGCTAAGAATTTAGCTTTTAGAGAAAATTTTGGAGTGTTATATAAATAGTGAAAGTTGTTTGTGAAATTCTTAAGGCTCTTTTGAAGAGCTTGGTTTAATGTGTCTTAAGAttttatacctaagtattttagtttatgagtagggcatgcaatatcggtaaaataaaaattaccggtaaaaattcggtaaataaaatatttttaccggtaaaccggtaaaacggtaatttttgtatttttttaaatgtgatattatatcaataagtataatatataatatcaataatgtgACGTGGgacgtaacaaaaaaacatgtcagtaccatccgtacgcaaTGTCGCCGACAAagtgcaagagaaacggctgcgatggttcggccatgtaaaaagaagaccacctgaatacatcgccaatgttgtgtactcaatctcaataggtatacccggtcaaaggcgcagaggcaggccgaaacggtggtggttgagtgtcgtaatgaatgacatgaaaatctacgaactcgaagaggaagatgtcctggatagattgaagtgaaagaagaagatacggaaagcggaccccgtcacaagacgggataaacgctaagaattaccgtgaaaaaaaaaaacatttttttcattgaagtgaaagcccttttttatggtaaatcgtaggcattttatggaccagggtcgcggtaactgtttcgaacaatcccgcagccccggcaggccttgacCCTGCGCGTAGAACAACTCGGGCctccgacacgggtctgttgtctgtgcagacggaggaacgatgagccacccgaactcaccgtccgCAGACCGACGCcgacggtggccgggagtcgtctctcgacactcggcgcccgtggtgtcttcctggtccactacagcggctgtgACGAGAGGTGCGAACTCACAGGCGCTCCatcgtctccttctcgagcatgagtgcttcgcagaaggaggcgacgccTTCCGattccctctcgctccggaccatggcttgaaccagggtcggacgcgagaggtcgccgctgcctattggctcgacgacgacacggcggtacccttctcaggcagtgcacacctagactgtgtgctccaccgtgtcctcagagctgtccgcatagTAGttaagtaaaagcccttgctcaataaggtcatatagtaggtaaaataagcataagctacatttttacctaaaagGAGCTGACAGCTATTAGGAAATTCGTGGCAtgcaaaagtcgtggtggcctagtgggtaaaggaccaacctggTCCctgggttcgatcccaggtcaggcaagtaccaatgcaacttttctaagtttgtatgtactttctaagtatatcttcgCACCttcgtgcacttggagaggcctatgtccagcagtggactgcgataggctgatgatgatgatgatgaagtatatcttagacatcattggctgtgtttcggatggcacgttaaactgtaggttccggctgtcattgaacatccttggcagtcgttacgggtggtcagaagccagtaagtctgacaccagtctagccaggggtatcgggttgcccgggtaactgggttgaggaggtcagataggcagtcgcttcttgtaaagcattggtactcagctgaatccggttagactggaagccgaccccaacatgattgggaaaaagctcggaggatgagctattaggaaattcagaataaccgaatgaatcaaatttgtttagataatataaattaagatgagaatgaagatttgtatctaacctagagtaGTTGTTAAGTTGTAGCTAAGGAGCCACATAAGCTGtagttaaggagccacataagtttactttcctaaaaaacagcaactttaacactcttacaatatgtaatgtatgcaatattacattatgttcaggctacataatgaagattttaaatgaagacgttaaatgaacaaattgctatatattatcacaaaaacgtaaaaaccagtaaattaccggttacatattatttttaccggtaaattaataaaccggccaagtgcgagtcggactcgcgcaccgagggttccgtacaaatcctggttagataaaaagtgagtctcgcgccaaccgttcagtttagaacaatcatagttatggtaatttcgtgagagtcaaaatagctaatattttttattttataatataactaaaatagtaggccagtaccttgtaaaagttattttattaaagttatttatatacaacattttatagtcatcattcagaaatctgattgaaaataactaattatgtcttaaaggtcattgggcatatctgacccgctttgtaaaaagtggcggacatgaatcaaagtagttttaaatcgtggagaatggtatgacgtttctttgaatgtccaggatcgtttgaaaaatataatagacaagcagtttcagaggattttacaggttgcaatgctagtttttattgttaaagacttttcataaagaaaggatctggaaaccctgagtaatcgagggcaactcttgaatattgtagtcacgcatcgagtcaaaaccagacatgtgagtgtatttttgagggtacttgtaaacagtgaaggtttggagctgatttgattatggagactacagagagtcgagggaactcctgaacggtatgttgcaactaccacgtgtttgggcttattttattcgtattggcgaagactttccacatagataggtttaactgccattgtgggatcgatagcaaagatcagatatagttatgggaactcctttacaatttataacgtaaccttgtgttggagcttattttattttaggtgatgagaattcactactaatgggatctattatttttttaaacatgcatagagttctctcgactttctcacgtctccatcatcaggtaagctctaaactttcactgtttgatagtatcaccagacatacatctgagaatcaagttttaatcctatgcatgcctacaattttttatagttgccctcgatttctcaggatttccatcatcagatcctgacctgatgacaatggaaataaacggcgagtatactctttcactacaaagaaatgatttctcaaatccgtcaaatttggtcgtttaaattccccattgaaatgaggaaaatatttgatgtttacacctgattttctctagattctcacggttcacatagatgcgactaatgccatagtaaatcagagcctttatcattatactgtgctatatttcgttcgtatccgccgtgggtatggttttcatactaaggtgcccaatgacctttgaatgatttaaaatttttcatagtttagtggcaattatatttaagaagtgtttgatatgaatttcaactttaatatctctacgcgttcatgtaaaaaagggtagttagtaagtttataattattaaaaaaatattttatgtcgtgtaagcaaaaataatattttaatattttatgtaacttcaaattaatcattttcgcaatttttcctttatctgtactatataacgctgcttcgtggcgaatttcaagattctgagttcacgggaagtaccttgtaggttttgattccctagcgtgtgacagaaattcgtctaaggtgtcggtataactgctgtatcttttgatcgcgttaacttagaagtttgtttttttcactgcctaaagggacaatagacttaggtatttggtataaatttcaatttgatacctttattcgttcgtgagaaataaggtagtaagtttcattttattaaaatatatttttttatgttatataactaaaaaaatgagattttcgtaatttttcctatatttgcattatatgacaatacttcatgccaaatttcaagactctgagtttacgggaagtaccctgtaggttttgattcctttgcgagtgtcgagaatttgttgaaaatatcgacataatcggttgtatcttttgattggcttggcttagaagcttgatattttcacagcttaaagggacaacagacctgagcatttcatgtgaatttcatcttgatacgtccacgcgttcttgagataaagggtcttgacagacagacagacagacagacagacagacagacagacagacagacggacaacaaagtgatcctataagggttccgttttttccttttgaggtacggaaccctaaaaatcgcgaaaatgggcggttttaccggtaaaaccgaaaccggtaaaccggtattgcatgccctatttATGagtataaaaaaccggccaagtgcgagtcggactcgtgcacgaagggttccgtaaattacagttaaatcaacctatctcaaaaactataagagatactttgatcaaaccaaaaatcgttgaaagagttaattagcatgcatcacctctattttttttagaattttataccccgtagttataaaaatagagggggggggacatactttttacgactttgagagctgatatctcaaaaaccgttcactttaagaaaaatgttttttagaaaactttatatcattttaaaagacctttccattgataccccacacgggtatgtacatcgaaaaaaaaaatttcatccctcagttacatgtatggggggccccacccccaattcttttttttactatttagtgtcatatttttgtagcggttcatacaacacatattcccatcaaatttcatcactgtagtacttatagtttccgagtaaatcggctgtgacagacggacagacggacagacggacatgacgaaactataagggttccgtttttgccattttggctacggaaccctaaaaatcattCAATTTACTGTTGAAAATCATGCAATACCTACTTCATAACTTCAGACGAACAATACTTACGTACTTCATGATGACATAAATGGAGTATTTTTTACTTAGTGTATTTCCTttgtatttacctacctatatgttaGTTTTTTTCCTATCTTCCACTTGACTAGATATTATAGATATCTGCTATCAAAATCTATAATGAAGTTTCATCCCCCGCCAATTAATTACGCCCCCCAATAACAACGGTTAACTTTTAGAGAGGTTGACAGCAAATTTAGTTAAACGGGCACATTGTGAGTTAATTGCCAGTTGCCAGTAACTTGGTGTCCCGTAAACTGTATCCGGGACAATATTAGTTTGTTAAACCGTCGGATATCGGCCCTACTTCACAATGGAAGTTTTAATGACTTGACGGCGATACTAATTTAACGGTGCTGCGTTTACATTTAGGATAGTCGATTGGGCTAGTTATAGCTGGAGTTGTGATTAAAGTACTGTTATtaattctagaaataaaaatgacaTAAATTAAAAGGCAGCGAAGTTATGAttcattctattctattctttattgcacacttaacaatacataataaaaaaaaaaaagacagtttatgtacaatggcgagcttaacccagaattgggttctcttacagccaaccttaaagccatggagagatttgatagtggtagggtagattaaaaagtgcacaacaaacattgaaaactaaacaaaaatatcaaataacaatatactaaacatatatatgtagtaaaactacacaatacataaacataatacatataatatatatatacatacgaatataaatatcattcatgtcgataaatagtattcctttactcgtcgcttgaatgcacccaacgatgggctttcgcgtatcgaatgtggaagggaattccacagtctcacagcacgaacagtgaacgatccatcatagcggctcgtagtgtgggaagggacacgaagaaggagagatgaggaagtgcgacaaggtttgcctctcggaacaagaaactcaaaacgttcccgaagatatcttggtgagcgAGGATTGTAGagaagagagaaaagaaaagaaagaatgtgagcatctcgacgccgccgaataggcaaCCACTTCAACCGACTTCGAAATTCCGACACGTGGTCGTACTTCCTGAGCccgaaaatgaagcggatgcacagattctgcagacgttcgagcttatctagaagttcctcagtcgcatcaaggaaacagacatcagcataatctaaaagtgggagaagaagcgactgagcgagagtaatttttgttgaaaaaggcaggaacttttgGAGCCGTTTGAGAGACTGAAACGTGCAAAATACTCTCCTGCTTACTTCCGCAATGTGTTTACCCCAAGACAAGTGACTGTCCATTAGCACACCCAGGTTTTTGACGTGCGAAGAGTAAGTTATAGTAACATTATCGTACAAGAGCGGCGGAGGAGATTGTaacctatttagaaaatatctgccaccaacAATGATAGCTTGAGATTTAGAAGGGTTGACTAAAAGTCCAAAGCTCTTAGCCCACTGACTTATGTTgtcaagatcattattgatggcatcaatCGTCCTAGGAAGCTCCTCAAGGTTACAATGTTGATAAAGCTGCAAatcgtctgcatagagatggtaatGTGAAGTAAGTGACTTTGTGATGGCGTTaataaaaacggagaaaagtagaggagagagaacgccgCCTTGAGCCGCCTTTCATTTGATTTTTGATTGGTTTTGATACCTTATTCCAAACGGTCTGGCTGGATAATTCAGCCTCAGCATTGCATTATTTTATAGCAAATGagaataagtaattttaaagcAGACcccacaatattttaaaataaaatgtctgcATATTCCTACACAAAATACATACACAACTATGTGTACCCAAGCGAGTAATATATCTTAAACGAACGTGTCAAGTCCAGCGGCGAAACCAAACACTCCCTTACGTCCACATACTTACGGACGGACATCATAATATACTGTCGACCACgagaaaatgaaccttatggcTTTTGACGCTTaagacatttaatttatttactctaAGTAAACTAataccattattattttaataggaCTTAACTCTAATGtcaataaggttcattttggaatGAATTGATCTATAGTGAGGTGGTAGGTGACAGCTTCCAATAAGTTTATATATCCCACGTAACCATAGGTGGTGACCATACTGCTTCCTGGGACTATTTTAGGAAAGTGTTTTGGGACGTCCCGAATGACCTTTACGTTTTGTTTCTGTTAGGATCTGGTCCAAGTTCTAACgcagttaatttttatttattcagttattttgaaaaaaaaattacgtgaTGTAAAGTAGCGTAATGGAAGTTGACATTGTTATTTCATGATGATCAAAATTAATCTCACCAGCAATATGGCAGACTGTACTTATGTTGTGTATCACCCTATTTATCAAAACATTTAAGTAACTTGTAAAATTCGTGTTATCTACCTGGACCAGATAATATCTGATGCAGGCAACAAAGTGCTACTTCAGTATTAGATAAGAGATAATTTCGGTATTCCGATACACACCAGCAGACAGAAACATCTAGCTGACATATTCTACCTATGTATCACGTAGTTCCTAAATCATTCAGAATTTAAGAAGAACATTCAGAATCAGATTAGTATTCGCTATCTTTTGTATTCGTAGTAAAAGAGTATAAGTCCGCAAAAGTACTTGAATATTACGACCAACAAGTTTTACGCAGACAATAAGTCTAGCAAAACGCTGCTAATATTATCTACCTTAGTAAACACTGATAGTAAACAAATTGATGAATCAAATACTACTAAAACTCCAATTTTAAACTAACCTGAAGCAACCAGAACGATCTCGCCGGGCAGGCCCTGGCGGACCCTGCTAGCAGCCTCGCCGCAGGTGCCAGGTGCAACACGCAGCCACAGCGGCACCTAGCTCCGACCTCAGCCACCACCATGGTGGAGTCTCCTGCCCAGGGTCGCGCTGCACACTCGCAGGCTGCCAGCTCTACTGCTTGACCCTGGAAGGAGGAACTTGGTTATATGTGCTGTCAACTTTGCTTGGTGAAAGAAGGGGGCTATAGTGTCCAAAATTGGATGCTAGAATTAGAGAGAGATTAGACAGATTTCTATTTACGAGATTCTAGACTTAAAGAGGAGACAGATAATGTAATTAACAGATGTGAACATAGAAGAAACGGCTATTACGATTTTGCATTCATCGGCTAAGATTTAGATGATGAAATACCCAATATGTAAAAATGGATGACAATCGATGAATTTAAATAGCAGCATCTAAATCAGTAGCTAAAGATAATACAGGGAGAgtgtgattttaaataaaatagacaaaTTCGTGTAGAAGCataactgtatttaataaacattcaaatcacattcatcaaaataaactaaacacaTTACACTCactacagtaaaataaatagtacAATATGCGCATCCATAAAATTCGTCGATCCTTGAAAGTATTAACCATTAACCCGTCcatgagtaaataaaaatagtaattgaataaatacgcaatataatataatatttgtattcatAAGATACTGCTCGAAACTACACTCAAAATAAACTCACAGTACAAATTACCGGTACTTTACAAAACGTATTTTACTAATGCGCTATCGTCCACATACCACTGAACacgatacttaaaaaaaaaaacttattgaaaCTCCGAAATAAATTCCTCATTCCGCACTCTCTTCTTTCGTTTTCTTTTCCTCGTCATCTTCACCACCCTGATCCGCACCTGTATCCTGCTCACCTCCAGCAGTATCTTTCACAGGTTCTGTTTCCTCATCTCCTGGTTCTGCTCCTTCCTTAACCTTACTATCATCAGCAGCTCCTTCCTCGTCTTCCTCAGCTAAGGCTGGCTGAGAAGTATCCCCCGTTTTATGATCCATTTTCATCATAGACATGTGAGATGCCAAATCAGCCATCAAAGATTTCTGCATCTCAACCTTACTGATAGCCAGCATCTTTTCCAAGTCATTCATATCTTCTAAAGTTTCTTCGGCCTCTACTTCACTTTCGCTGCCACTTTCATGTAATGACGTCACAGTGAATGATGGCAAGCTTTCTTTAGGTGTTGGCACTTGGTCATCGTCTGGGGGCACAAGCTCAACACTGGGAATTGTCTTCAAGCTTCCGAAAGAGGATGATGAAGATATTGAGCCCGCTATGGAGCTACGTTTGTCTTCAAACGATTCTAAAGATGATTGCGCACCAATGGCACCAGCGCTGACAAATGATCTTCTGGGACCAGGAGCTTTCTGGGACGGCTTGACTTCAAATCCAAGATCTCCCTTATCATAAATTTTACTAAGGGAGACAAGCGACTCCATAGATTCAGCTCGTGCAGCATCACGATATTGGTTTATGACGGCAAGTATCCTCTTTAGTACTACTTGCCTATCTATTATTTCACGAGAGGGATCTAAACTCGACCAGTTGTCCAACTTTAGCGATGCTTGGACGGCAAATGCTGATTCCTTTAATATCTTCTTATACTTTTCACGCTCCCTTAATAATTTTGCTGTTTCTACCACGGATTTATTTTGTTCGCCAAGGCTTGCATGCAGATTCTGCTCAAGTATTCGGACTTGTAGTAAGAGACTTTCATTGTCTTTAGTCAATCGTTGCACTCGCATTTGTAGTTTTTCATTATCAAACTGCTTCTTGTCGTATATAGCTTTTTGTTTCTTCACATCTTGGAACGCTGATGTCAATTGATCAATTACTTTGAGTTGGATAATGCTCTTGTTGATTGCTTTATCTCTTTGTTCTTCAGCCACTTCTTTAGCGCACCGAGATGCCCTTTCATCCTCTCGGAATTTCTCATTTTGCTCGGCGACTTTTGCCTGTGTCATTAGTAAACTATCTAATTGATTATTTAAAGCAATATTTTCTCTGATTACTCTATGCGTAGAGGCAGCAATTCGCATTTCACTAGCATCTTGGAATTCTTGTGCTAGTTGCAGAAGTCTCTCTTCCATTTCTCTCTTTAATTTATCTTTTCCTATTACAAACTTCTTTTCAGCGTCATATAACATTCGTTTGTATTTCATTTCTTGATCTTCAAAGGATTGCTCTTGTTTTTCAAACTTCTTCATCAAATCATCCCTGATAGCCCTGAACTCCTCGAGCGTATTGAGCTTCCCAGCCAACAGTTTATTTTCTGAAGT
The nucleotide sequence above comes from Helicoverpa zea isolate HzStark_Cry1AcR chromosome 10, ilHelZeax1.1, whole genome shotgun sequence. Encoded proteins:
- the LOC124633769 gene encoding cilia- and flagella-associated protein 157-like gives rise to the protein MAPKKDKKKGKDEEAPKGVFSEVERAFYDLQLADCNRKLARLRQAVDEYEIRNEELQKAYDKLDEDRADIIAYLKKTLNVKNEENTELKEKVRGLEELREIETTQFKQTVTELEKNFTTMKDQLTSENKLLAGKLNTLEEFRAIRDDLMKKFEKQEQSFEDQEMKYKRMLYDAEKKFVIGKDKLKREMEERLLQLAQEFQDASEMRIAASTHRVIRENIALNNQLDSLLMTQAKVAEQNEKFREDERASRCAKEVAEEQRDKAINKSIIQLKVIDQLTSAFQDVKKQKAIYDKKQFDNEKLQMRVQRLTKDNESLLLQVRILEQNLHASLGEQNKSVVETAKLLREREKYKKILKESAFAVQASLKLDNWSSLDPSREIIDRQVVLKRILAVINQYRDAARAESMESLVSLSKIYDKGDLGFEVKPSQKAPGPRRSFVSAGAIGAQSSLESFEDKRSSIAGSISSSSSFGSLKTIPSVELVPPDDDQVPTPKESLPSFTVTSLHESGSESEVEAEETLEDMNDLEKMLAISKVEMQKSLMADLASHMSMMKMDHKTGDTSQPALAEEDEEGAADDSKVKEGAEPGDEETEPVKDTAGGEQDTGADQGGEDDEEKKTKEESAE